The following are from one region of the Blastocatellia bacterium genome:
- a CDS encoding CapA family protein: MKSEKVKFLVGIILGAIVILIAFNYQSIYQYFFTKEITKIPEKIPTPIIEYKETKVTFLAVGDMMMSRGVNSVIARTNDTLRPFSGLAELLDSTDFNFGNLESPISGSDKPGPPHSLVFNTPIRNVEGLKRYKFKVLNLANNHALDQRAAGLENTRKVLAENEITYLGVGADLSEAWKPKIITVNGLRLGFLGASYASVNDGGVARNNLVARIEDTEYLKNSLESLKKDADFIVVTMHAGVEYVRQPHQPQIDFAHAAIDYGADLVIGAHPHWIQIIEKYKDKYIFYSLGNFIFDQEWSQDTKEGLVLKVSLEGQIAINPPLNTSNFREKAKLKEIELIPVIIENYSTPRLAKEEEKTKILAKISLTDTILTTDTQLQEIVNKK; this comes from the coding sequence ATGAAAAGCGAAAAAGTTAAATTTTTAGTAGGTATTATCTTAGGCGCGATAGTTATTTTAATTGCTTTTAATTATCAGTCTATTTATCAATACTTTTTTACTAAAGAAATAACAAAAATACCTGAAAAAATTCCTACTCCAATAATAGAATATAAAGAAACTAAAGTAACATTCTTAGCTGTTGGCGATATGATGATGTCACGTGGAGTTAATAGCGTAATTGCTAGAACTAATGACACACTACGCCCATTTAGTGGGCTTGCAGAATTACTAGATAGCACAGATTTTAATTTTGGGAATTTAGAATCTCCTATTTCTGGCAGTGATAAACCAGGCCCTCCACATAGTCTTGTTTTTAATACCCCTATTAGAAATGTTGAAGGATTAAAAAGATATAAATTTAAGGTACTGAATTTAGCTAATAACCATGCTTTAGATCAAAGAGCCGCAGGACTTGAGAATACTAGAAAAGTTTTGGCAGAAAATGAAATTACTTATTTAGGTGTAGGAGCAGATTTAAGCGAGGCTTGGAAGCCTAAAATTATTACTGTTAATGGCTTAAGATTAGGTTTTCTAGGGGCTTCCTACGCTTCTGTAAATGATGGTGGTGTAGCAAGAAACAACCTAGTAGCACGTATTGAAGATACAGAATACTTAAAAAACAGCTTGGAAAGCTTAAAAAAAGATGCTGATTTTATTGTAGTTACTATGCATGCTGGAGTAGAGTATGTACGCCAACCACATCAACCACAGATAGATTTTGCACATGCAGCAATTGATTATGGAGCAGATTTAGTTATAGGCGCACATCCTCATTGGATACAAATTATTGAAAAATATAAAGATAAATATATTTTTTATTCTTTGGGCAATTTTATTTTTGACCAAGAATGGAGCCAAGACACCAAAGAAGGTCTTGTCTTAAAGGTTTCTTTAGAAGGTCAAATAGCTATTAATCCACCACTTAACACATCAAATTTTAGGGAAAAAGCTAAACTAAAAGAAATAGAATTAATTCCAGTAATTATTGAAAATTACAGCACCCCACGCCTGGCTAAAGAAGAGGAAAAAACTAAAATCTTAGCTAAAATTAGCCTAACAGACACAATTTTAACAACAGACACACAATTGCAAGAGATTGTAAACAAAAAATAA
- a CDS encoding lysophospholipid acyltransferase family protein — MEPIITARKDVNVERVFALVNRGMLKRHFHQIWTVGFENLRNINPQYPVIFYANHSNWWDGLIAFYLTRDLLKFDGYLMMMAKQLRKYSFFRWIGAFSIDRQSPISAYRSLEYAANLLNNSNKKTCAVWIFPQGELLPNDIRPIKFLRGLVWLIKHVPQVQLVAVTFRYEFLNEQLPEVFISFNQPTQILNLDQAKTLNLELQTELTNQLEALKADIINQKTQHYKAILKGKLSLNIMYEKFRQLIGLQ, encoded by the coding sequence ATGGAACCAATAATTACCGCTCGCAAAGATGTTAATGTAGAAAGGGTTTTTGCCCTAGTTAATCGAGGTATGCTTAAACGCCATTTTCATCAAATTTGGACAGTAGGATTTGAAAACTTAAGAAATATTAATCCACAATATCCAGTAATTTTTTATGCTAATCATAGTAATTGGTGGGATGGACTTATTGCTTTTTATCTTACTCGGGACTTGCTTAAATTTGATGGTTATTTAATGATGATGGCAAAACAACTACGCAAATATAGCTTTTTTCGCTGGATAGGAGCTTTTTCTATAGATCGTCAGTCCCCCATTAGTGCTTATCGTTCACTAGAGTATGCAGCTAATTTGTTAAATAATTCAAACAAGAAAACTTGTGCAGTATGGATTTTTCCTCAAGGCGAACTACTACCTAATGATATTAGACCTATTAAATTTTTACGCGGTTTAGTTTGGTTAATAAAACATGTTCCTCAAGTGCAGTTAGTTGCAGTTACTTTTCGCTATGAATTTCTTAATGAACAACTGCCAGAAGTATTTATATCTTTTAATCAACCAACACAAATATTAAATTTAGATCAAGCCAAAACCCTTAATTTAGAGTTACAAACAGAGTTAACCAACCAATTAGAAGCATTAAAAGCTGACATCATCAACCAAAAAACTCAACATTATAAGGCTATTCTTAAAGGCAAGCTTTCCTTAAATATAATGTATGAAAAATTTAGGCAATTGATTGGATTACAATAA
- a CDS encoding FAD-dependent oxidoreductase, giving the protein MDEIVDVAIIGSGVGGLTTAALLARRGLKVAVYEQHYVPGGSASHFNRKGYCFDVGASLLYTLGKTGKANFLHKILAEIDEPVTSILDPIQIHYHLPNAWQVRAHYDRERFLTELTTLFPKEKDAIRKFYDKLANIFAMMDSLDYISLEDPSAGMRFTFQRPFSAIKLAVNSFKDLGTLARKTFQDPLLLRFIDLECYSWALVGAKETPLINASIVIADRHVGGVRYPVGGVNQIPYALVRGIEKFGGKVYCRQKVTKIICENSKAVGLEFKNGEQIKARVIVSNATAWNTAEMLTDENVAKNLLKPYKKFPASRSFFSLFCGVPTSAIPSDYSTHHIILEDWEEMEKDGGTVYLSIPSILDSSIAPSDCHNVHAFTVHSFINGKRDKDYKEWKEKAAAKLLERLPLKSPPHFYIAASPLTNERYLARKEGSYGPLFTNGKDLLFKPKNLTPLKNLYCAGDSCFPGQGVSAVAASGVSCAMLIAKEFKIKWNQ; this is encoded by the coding sequence ATGGATGAAATAGTAGATGTAGCAATTATTGGTAGTGGAGTTGGTGGATTAACTACAGCAGCCTTACTTGCTCGGCGTGGCTTAAAAGTTGCGGTATATGAACAACATTATGTTCCAGGGGGTAGTGCATCGCACTTTAACCGCAAAGGTTATTGTTTTGATGTTGGTGCTTCACTTCTTTACACATTAGGCAAAACAGGAAAAGCTAATTTTTTACATAAAATTTTGGCAGAAATAGACGAGCCTGTAACATCTATACTTGACCCTATTCAAATACATTATCATTTGCCAAACGCTTGGCAAGTTCGCGCCCATTATGACCGAGAACGCTTTTTAACAGAGCTTACAACCCTATTTCCAAAGGAAAAAGATGCTATTCGTAAATTCTATGATAAATTAGCAAATATTTTTGCGATGATGGATAGCCTAGATTATATTTCCTTAGAAGATCCTTCAGCAGGAATGCGATTTACTTTTCAGCGTCCATTTAGTGCTATTAAATTGGCGGTTAATTCCTTTAAGGATTTAGGGACACTAGCCCGCAAAACTTTTCAAGATCCATTGTTGCTACGCTTTATCGACCTAGAATGTTATAGCTGGGCTTTGGTTGGAGCAAAAGAAACACCTTTAATTAATGCTTCAATAGTTATTGCAGATAGACATGTTGGAGGGGTTCGCTACCCAGTTGGTGGAGTAAATCAAATTCCTTATGCTCTGGTTAGAGGAATAGAAAAATTTGGTGGTAAAGTCTATTGCCGCCAAAAAGTTACAAAAATAATTTGTGAAAATTCTAAAGCTGTTGGACTAGAATTTAAGAATGGAGAGCAAATTAAAGCACGTGTAATTGTTTCTAATGCAACTGCATGGAATACAGCAGAAATGCTTACAGATGAAAACGTAGCTAAGAACTTACTTAAACCTTATAAAAAATTTCCTGCCTCGCGTAGCTTTTTTAGTTTATTTTGTGGTGTACCTACATCAGCTATTCCTTCAGATTATTCAACACATCATATTATTTTAGAAGATTGGGAAGAAATGGAAAAAGATGGAGGCACGGTTTATCTTTCTATACCTTCTATTTTAGATAGTAGTATTGCACCTAGTGATTGTCATAATGTACATGCCTTTACTGTGCATAGCTTTATTAATGGTAAAAGAGATAAAGATTATAAAGAATGGAAAGAAAAAGCGGCTGCAAAATTACTAGAAAGACTCCCATTAAAATCACCTCCACACTTTTATATTGCTGCTAGTCCCCTGACTAATGAACGATATCTTGCACGTAAAGAAGGCAGCTATGGCCCGCTTTTTACTAATGGAAAAGATTTGCTTTTTAAGCCTAAAAACCTTACCCCATTAAAAAATCTTTATTGTGCTGGAGATAGTTGTTTTCCTGGCCAAGGTGTTAGTGCTGTAGCGGCTTCAGGTGTTTCTTGTGCAATGCTTATTGCTAAAGAATTTAAGATTAAATGGAACCAATAA